A single genomic interval of Phycisphaeraceae bacterium harbors:
- a CDS encoding undecaprenyl/decaprenyl-phosphate alpha-N-acetylglucosaminyl 1-phosphate transferase, whose amino-acid sequence MVATALALLLVGFVISVPTTALLIRLGTRWNALDSPGAAGHAKVLRRVPNIGGIAIAAAIALPLLLGLLLVSASRLDLVLALEPMVEPFLDRLLKSAPFGWAFLGGLLVIHLMGLIDDRRPLPALPKLVIQLGVAFTLAAFFDLRLLVLLDEWGAGGRWLSIALSTLWITAVINALNFLDNMDGLAGGVGFIAGALLLAAALIVEQWFIAGVLALLVGGLAGFMPQNFPLRGSARIFMGDGGSLVIGYVLAVMTIRITFTATDNPAYALGSAWYGVFMPLIILAVPLYDLIAVSILRVSQGRSPLVGDQQHLSHRLVERGLSRRQAVLVIWALTFITGVGGVSLGTVQPWQAVLIGVQTMATLLILGLLEHTVRR is encoded by the coding sequence ATGGTTGCGACGGCGCTTGCGCTCCTTCTCGTCGGCTTCGTGATCTCGGTTCCGACGACGGCGCTGCTCATTCGCCTCGGTACCCGATGGAACGCGCTCGACTCGCCGGGGGCGGCGGGACACGCCAAAGTGCTGCGCCGGGTGCCCAACATCGGTGGGATTGCGATTGCGGCGGCGATCGCCCTGCCGCTCCTGCTGGGGCTCCTGCTGGTGAGTGCGAGCCGGCTCGACCTGGTGCTGGCGCTTGAGCCGATGGTCGAACCCTTCCTTGATCGCCTTCTGAAGAGTGCTCCCTTCGGATGGGCGTTTCTCGGCGGCTTGCTGGTGATCCACCTGATGGGTTTGATTGATGATCGGCGACCACTGCCGGCATTGCCGAAGCTGGTGATTCAGCTTGGCGTGGCGTTCACGCTCGCGGCGTTCTTCGATCTGCGACTGCTGGTTCTCCTCGATGAGTGGGGAGCCGGGGGGCGTTGGCTGTCGATTGCGCTGTCGACCCTCTGGATCACCGCGGTCATCAACGCGCTGAACTTCCTTGACAACATGGATGGCCTGGCGGGAGGAGTGGGATTCATCGCCGGTGCGCTCTTGCTCGCGGCTGCGCTGATCGTCGAGCAGTGGTTCATCGCGGGAGTGCTGGCGCTGCTTGTCGGCGGGCTTGCCGGGTTCATGCCGCAGAACTTTCCGCTGCGGGGTTCGGCCCGCATCTTCATGGGCGACGGCGGCTCTCTGGTGATCGGTTATGTCCTGGCGGTCATGACCATCAGGATCACCTTCACGGCCACCGACAATCCGGCCTACGCGCTGGGAAGCGCGTGGTACGGCGTCTTCATGCCGTTGATCATCTTGGCCGTACCGCTCTACGACCTCATCGCGGTGTCGATCCTGAGGGTGTCGCAGGGGCGAAGCCCGCTGGTCGGCGATCAGCAGCATCTCTCCCACCGGCTGGTCGAGCGCGGGCTCTCCCGGCGCCAGGCGGTGCTCGTCATCTGGGCGCTGACCTTCATCACCGGTGTGGGAGGTGTCAGCCTCGGGACGGTGCAGCCATGGCAGGCGGTGCTGATCGGCGTGCAGACGATGGCGACGCTGCTCATCCTCGGACTTCTTGAACACACGGTGCGACGATGA